A region of the Lycium barbarum isolate Lr01 chromosome 1, ASM1917538v2, whole genome shotgun sequence genome:
GAGCTTCCGTTCACATGAAGTTACGGAAATACCCTCTGAGcttctgtttatttttctttactGCCTGTTATTGTACTTGTAGGTCCCATAGCACATTTGACTATTTGAGGCCTCTCTGCTTCTGTCTGTCCGCTGCATTTCACTTGCATACTATTAAAACGTGGACCCATTCAATTTTTCATTGTACACGTAATACTTATCTTTGGACCTCCTCCACATGCATTTTAAATTGAATTAATAATCTATGAATTCAATTGATCTATTTGGCTAATATTTTAAGGTATTACATATGACCATACTTTGTAATTTGTATATACAGTCAAACCATGATAGCATTTATCTAAAAATTTCATGACTTCTATAGTGAGGTGTTGCTATATATGTAAACTGACATTTGATGTTTATATCTCATTTAGCcgttataaacaaaagtacgcaaACAATGATTTTCTGTAATTTTTATGTTGCATATAAATGAAAACAATATACCTGTTGATTTCGAAATATCgattgattttcatatctcattaaTTAAAAAATGAAAAGAGTAATAAATTACTAATAAATGTATAACTAGTTGATACCAATAAAATgattaaaatctaaggaaaatatgcatttaaaattaattgagaattgAAATATctcaagtttgacgtaagaattctacaattaTACGTTGTTTCATAAATTTCaatctcttagtgataatataacccTTGAATTGACTAAGAATTTTGTCTAAACTTTCACTGGAAGGGAATTCAATATTTTTCTATCTAAGAGCTTAACATGCGACTCTTCTATCTCACCTCAAGTAACAGTTGACTCTTATCAATAGCTTTtgatttttatacataatatatttcttacaaaatatttgaGTATGCTATtgtagagaggtaattttacaaagagtgtaccacTATAATGCATGTCATTACTGTTATAATGAAGTACTCCCcccatttcataataagtggttcttttagctcatgcacaccccttaagaaattgctcactCTTAGAAAATTAGGTGTGTCTTTACTAACTTACCTCTAATCAAATTGTGCTTACATAATTAAATGCCTAGAAAAATAAAGGGTAGTTATTGAATCTTGTTTATTTAAATAAGGACAATTTTGGAAGAATCTGCCCAAAGTATTCTTGAAATCCTTAAGCaccacttatttttttaaaaattgaaaagccTAAAAAtccacttattatgaaacgggGGGAGTAAAATATAATATGAAAAATCTGTTCTGGAGAAAATCAGTCTGttataataaaatattattataacgaatgacaattatagagagatTTGAATGTATTTATATAATCGTGCACGGAACGTAACTGAAATTTGTGTTGACTATTTTTACATGTTGATTTGTTGAAAAGGAAATTAATTTCAACGAGCAATAATTCTTCGAGGTTGCATTTGTATTTTGAACACATAATTAATACATATTGCTTTGTGCTTGATATATGCACGTTAAAATCTAAAAATTGGGGTTGTAATATTGGAAATAGTGGTGCAGTTAAAATTGCGGTGTTGAATATTagctaatttatgtgatacattttttttttcagtctgtctaaaaaaaaaaatgatatgtttttatatttaagaaataatttaacttaaaacttctccATTTACCTTAATCACATGCCCGCTGCCCAGGGAGTAAAAAGCAGTACTCCCTTCATgtactattattttctacaaaaATTGTTCTAAAAGTTAAAATTCTACATTTAAATATGACATAAACCTTAAATTTGAATCTATACAATTTTAATACTAAATTATATGATAAACTCTTAATCTTaaactatacaacaacaacatacccagtgaaatcccacaatgtggagtCTGAAGAGGATAAAGTATACGTAGActttacccctatctcggaagatagggaggttgtttccgaaattATAACACCCGAAATTACTAACATAAACTTTTAGCCTGAGGATATAcatataagttcttatttttctttaAGAAATAGATGTTGAAGTTAGATACATGAGAGAAATCTAAACATATTAGCACAAATATCACATTAAACAAGAAATTATCCACGGTGATGGTGCATGTAATTACTTGCATGTTTTCATACTCTATACATCAAATTACATTATaataaaattgaagaaaagggatTAGAATAGTAGTAATTTGAAAAATTATTATTTTGGTGCAAGCTTTCATTCATCTAAAGTTAGATATAGAGAAATCAAAATGATCACTTAGTGAAAACAAGAAAAAactatttagagcccgtttggatgagCTTGTagcttttgacttataagccgAAAGCCATAAGTTAGGAATTCTATATCTAGCTTAtgatttttgatttatttttatcgTTTTGACTTAAAACAAGTGCTGAAAAACACATTTTTATTTTATCCAAACACTACAAAAATGCTTAAAAGCTACCTAAAATAAATCAATTAAAAAAGGCTCTTAAGCTTTTTTGAATGGAATTTATTTATGTTAGGGGAAAATTGACAAAGAAATGTATCGTTAGGAGCGTTCAAGAAAGTTTTAGAAATCAAAACAGAGTGAAAAATTAAATCAAAATAATTTAAAGTTCAACTTCGAATAAAAAAATTTCAAAGGCTTTAAAGTATCACTAGAAAACTTACATGCActatgttgggcccgtgcgcaacaCGGGTTCACTTTACCTAGTGTGTGTACACACGCACAAAAAAAAGTCGCGGAGCCGCCTTATGCCATGGGGCCGGGTGTCAATTGACATCCTTTCACCGGAAAATTATACTTGTTTAGCTGTTTACTCCTATTATTTTCTATGTTGTATCTACTTTTTGATATTTTGACACCGCTTATATATATAGACTTCTATTACTTTTTATATAATGactaatatatattttaaatttgtTAAATCACTTTAACTATAAATATGTAATACTTATGATTTAATTTAAAAATCAGATACGAATAAGTATTTACCGTTAGATACCTTATGTGATTTTACTTCCTTTTCTCACGGGAGCTTTGGCACCTTTAATCAAGAGGTTATGGTAGAAAGCATATATTCTCCAACTTGACATTTAATGTTTTCTAGGTAATCAAGGTTAGAATCCTAAATAAACATAGAACTTGAGTTCAAGTTAACCAAAGAAAATTTCCCTTTCtgtagaaaagaaagaaatgctTATCTACAAATAGAAAAATGTGGGTGGATTGTGAAGTGTAGTGAACTCCGTAATTAGATCTAACTAAATCTCACACTACAAATTAGGACCTAATTTTCACATGTGGTGCTCCAttattcaaattctttctttcgtGTAATGAggagtaatattaaaaaaaataaattaaatctcatattaaaaaagcAAACAATGTTATttttgagccccatattaaacaggctcataaaaaaaacaaaattgtaaaaaagaaattgtgggccccatatatattaaacaacaactaatattaaaaaaaatgtaggcCTATATTAACATCATccagtattttaaaaaaaaggtggaacccaccacgtccaaactcacgggaaaaaaaaagtgaatcccatattaacaaaatcaagtaatattaaaaaaaaagtgaatctcatattaaaaaacaaacaatgttaaaaaaattatgaaccccatattaaataccgtgcgtattcgtagcaaacactaatataataaagttttaaatacggagcacaaactacaatgttatattaatcgtgttttgaacatagtatcccatattgacaaaatcaagcaatatataaaaaaatgaatcccatattaaaaaaataacaatgtcaaaaaaaaaaatgcagactttgtattcttagcaaacactaatataataaagttttagattcggagcacaaattacaatgttatatcaatcgtgttttgaacatagtatatataaaaataaaataaaattgggccccatattaaacagacccattattaaaaaaaaattagaacccaccacattcaaactcacgggaaaaaaaagtgaaccctatattaacaaaatcaagcaatattggaaaaaaaaagtgaatcccatatttaaaaaacaaacaacgttaaaaaaaatgtgagccccatattaaacaccatgcgtattcgtagcaaacactaatataataaagttttaaatacggagcacaaactataatgttatattaatcgtgttttaaacatagtaTCACATATCGACAAAATCaagttgttatgttcactaaatatacttaaaatatttatattttaaaattagatAGAATTTaatacaaaagacaacatgacaagtaaaatgagctaaaccgaaaatatttactaaaaaaattaaaaaatagtatttcttcgtttagatagaaaatcaatttctacaacaagtcttctcttttaaaaaatattaataaatttgccgattttgtattcgtagcaaacattaatataataaaattttagatatggagcacaaactacaatgttatattaattatattttaaacataacatatactctatatttatatatatataaatatataatcactattcaaagacaactacatacacatagatgcactataatctaaagtgttgggcccgtgcacagcacgggcataagccgtCTAGTATTGGATATAAATGTCGGTGATCCATCATCACACGTGCTTCTTTGTCATCAGCTATCTCCTATATTAAAAAAGTCATTAGCTATCtcctatattaaaaaaattaagggaAAGAGAATTTCCAAATGAAAAAGAGAAAATATTGTAATTTACAAATGTACTTGTTCCTTTATTAGTTTTAGTTCTCATGGTACGTGTCAAAACACATTTGACGTTTACCTAGTAGAACTCTACTTTTGATCGCTCACCTTAAATCTATTCAAATTCAACAAACCTTTAACCTAAAAAGTAATTAAAGTTAATGATTAGTCACATAAATTTTtcaaataatttgagatggatGATAAAACTAACAGTGAAGACTTGATAATTTAACCATAGTAATCAGattttatattcatttactcgATTAGGGACTAAAATTTAAAGGTATAGTAAATTTGTAAAAAGTATTATTAGTGGAGGAATTAAAGTGTAATAATTGAACCTGAAATGTACTTAAGTAAGGTACTAATATTAAATTCTTTTTACTAAAATGCGAGATTAGTATCTAAACTTTTTCTCtaataaatggaaaaatattgACAGAACAGCTGGCAATGTACAAGAATACAGCCGGCAATTTTTAATTTGACAGTAATAGGTGACGTGGATTCTTCAAACCACCAATCAATCATTGAGGCTTCTCTTTTTGCCTTCATAATATTATGCTTCAAATTCTCTAAAAAGCCTCAATAAgaagaattctttttttttttttttttgtggagcaCAAAAAAAAGCTCTCACTTTGTCTCTTTCTTATACTTTGATCTCATCTATGCATTAAATTCGTTGATTCTCTCTCTGTTCATTTAGTCCATAAACAGATTGTAGAATTTTCTGTGAACTTTTTttaagttttttgttttttttacttTATGGATACGTATTCTGTTCATAAGGAAAAAAAGCAAAGAAGAAGGCGAGTGGGAGAAAGAAAGATAGAAAAGTATTCCTTTTAAGTTCTGTAAACATTATTCCAATATAAGCAGAAGAAAAAGGAATAATTATAATTTCTAAAGTTCTCTGCATATATTTATCTCTGTATCTGCATCTGCTTCTACTGGTAAGTTTATTTACCATGCATATAGATTAGTAGTAGGTCATAGATGAACTGTTTTAGCTCagatttgtatacatatatgaaatAGAGATAATGGTTAAAAATACACCTGAACAATCACTTTCTGGCGGGTTTCACATCAGTTTGTTCCTTTTCCTTACATGAACTAATGTATTAAAACAACCTAGGTGATAGTGGAGGTAGGAAAAGGAATAACCGATAGTTTGCCTAGTCAGTTTCGAAGTGTGTTTTAATacagatggtgatagttcaggtaggaaaaaggAACAACAGGTAGTTTAAGTGCGAAACTCGTGAAAAATTGATAGTTCAGGTGTGATATTATCATCAACTCTATAAAACATAATGAAGATTCGGACTAATTTCTTGTTTATTAGAACAATTTTTTTGATTTCACGTTGAAATTCGTTTTCAGATTGAGGAATAAGGATGTCGATAATCAGCGATGCAATGGTGATGAAATCAGCAGATTCACAAACAGTTAAAGCAAAACTTACAGCACCAATAGATGTTGATTTCGCTAAATGCGATTGCTGCGGTTTGACAGAGGAATGCACTCTATCATATATAGAAACAATTCGCCAGCGGTATCAAGGGAAGTGGATTTGCGGATTGTGTGCTGAGGCAATCAAAGACGAGATCATACGATGCGACATGCTTATCAGTACTGAAGAGGCCTTGAATCGTCACCTCAACTTCTGTAAGAACTTCAGTTCGTCTAGCCCGCCTTTAAATCCGACTGTTCATTTAATCGCTGCGATGAGGCAGATTTTGAGGAGGAGTTTGGAATCTCCCAAGTTGCTTAGGTCGATGTCTAGTACTCCAGCAGAAAATAGTGGAGAGATGAAACACGCGGTGATTATTCGATCGGAGAGTTGTATCCCAGCAATTTCGTTGGGATTGGATGGAGGTTGTGAATGAAACATTGAATCCGTTTTCAACTCAGGCATGTTGGGGAAATTACTCAAGTAACGTGTTAATTTATGTTAAGACAACAGGGCAATTGGCAGTTTTATTATGGAATGGAATAGTACTACTTGCTCTAAATTTACTGTTGGTCAGTGTGTTTGAATTGTAGTACTAACATTTACTTTGCCCAACAGATTTTGCAGTTTTGATTAGCTCTTTATGTGTCCTGTAAATATTCATTTATATGAGAAAGCCTTCTTTTAGCTTACAAGCTACTCACTCCGTCCATTTTAATTTATCTATTTTTGGAGAACTTAGCACTAGTAAAAAGAACAACTCCGACTTCTTTAATTGAGTATAACTGGAAATGATTGTTGACTTTAATCTTGAATTCCTAAAGTGACAATTATTTTGTGAGCTAAAGTGAGTGTTAATCTTGGAGGGAGGAAGTATAATCTTGCCTCTCTTGTAATATGTGTATCAAACCATTTCTGTAGGATCTTGGTTCTATTAGAACACGTATTTTGAACCATTCCTACTGGTTAGGTTCTCAGATTGGTCCAGTTTCCTTGCTTGCGTGTTAAGTGTTTATGTGTTTGATATTGTCCCTCAGGCAATATCATTTTGTTGTTCATAATCAAGCAACGAATATGGCCAGATTAATTTTTTCCATTGGTAGTTACCACTCCCAAGTAGatctttgatttttttattttttttgggtttaTTGTGCAGAGATTGTTAACCAACCCCCAACTGAAAAATATCTTTTAGCTTATTTTATAGGCAGGGATTGTGAATTGTGGTATATCCAGAAACTCTGAGAATAGGCAGATTCATAGTTTGTAGTTTGTACATTTTGGCTAGCCGGAAGACAAAAGATAAAACCATAGACACACTAAGGATTAAGAAGAAGTGAAATTATGCTCATCTTACTTTGCCATGGTTCGGTCCCTccgtccgtcccaatttatatatcacactttcctttttagttcgtcTAAAAAAAATGTCATACTTTTCTATTTAAAAACAATTTATTTAACTTGGGGTAAGGGGTAAGAATAAGCTTTTTTGGGTCTTGCTCAACTAAAGTAGTCGTCCTAACCTTTGGTTCCCGTA
Encoded here:
- the LOC132645321 gene encoding uncharacterized protein LOC132645321 — its product is MSIISDAMVMKSADSQTVKAKLTAPIDVDFAKCDCCGLTEECTLSYIETIRQRYQGKWICGLCAEAIKDEIIRCDMLISTEEALNRHLNFCKNFSSSSPPLNPTVHLIAAMRQILRRSLESPKLLRSMSSTPAENSGEMKHAVIIRSESCIPAISLGLDGGCE